A window from Drosophila nasuta strain 15112-1781.00 chromosome 3, ASM2355853v1, whole genome shotgun sequence encodes these proteins:
- the LOC132792142 gene encoding protein teflon — MSLFANLLLETCVNFEKCGDVVVSRKENIVGLSCQFCCDIFNSVIEFLHHLQKMHCDILEFPREHNVYTMDEIMSLEDDDDKVDSHVIINEETDKQINDMEIGLDANTLQINILKENNLVKGNQISGTEMCRQGAELNNTLLIGYDKSLALKPGIEIKCERQLTLQKDGASEVAKEFSTSITHKKIKRINNTKEELNAGITASTEIQDENNVNSFRLKKVNIVNTHKNAELAQEVYVPQKNIPKMKENNIKLLKEKKNTGQHDLETPVSRNKPTFYNLLTMNSGEKRTKPKLKRSLIMTETNSLKTDSSFKLDYKTHRNLSSIIIDKIEYLPNIDLNFLKTSKSTTKETSTLEVKKQNPLRESFSDRSNPAMWNNKPPRRPIYSEWLTSQISTKPEVKSSSKRSLVESIDEIKMSIIFDDNSKRKLPKNATSNRTLDVKQTDLSEELLGLEDIEVKSVETTHPKLRDDCVLLQFVGLNIIKDPYYEDRKPVEFCEVLRSKATKFSKILRDRDIIWNFQKSATEQTFQKIASELSMLTEQANKFLKADLNVSEVKRILNLISKWYTHQTTQKLFKKVELSSTTENYLLLFGFLPKLNRCVYYCEWCDECGTNRSRYNEHRMSHLHNFYCPQCERGFLKYGQLKTHFEILHGST, encoded by the exons ATGAGTTTGTTTGCTAATCTTCTATTAGAAACATGTGTAAATTTCGAAAAATGCGGCGATGTGGTAGTATcacgaaaagaaaatatcGTGGGATTGTCGTGTCAGTTTTGTTGTGACATATTCAACAGTGTGATTGAATTTTTGCATCACTTGCAGAAGATGCACTGCGACATTCTTGAATTTCCAAGAGAACACAACGTGTATACGATGGATGAAATAATGTCCCTtgaagacgacgacgataaGGTTGATTCACATGTTATTATAAACGAAGAAACAGATAAACAGATTAATGACATGGAAATTGGACTAGATGCTAATACATTACAAATCAACATACTAAAGGAGAACAACCTTGTCAAAGGCAATCAAATTTCCGGCACAGAAATGTGTCGTCAAGGTGCTGAACTTAATAATACTCTTCTCATTGGATATGATAAATCACTAGCTCTGAAACCTGGGATAGAAATTAAGTGTGAAAGACAACTGACTCTTCAAAAAGATGGAGCCTCAGAAGTAGCGAAGGAATTTTCCACATCCATAACTCATAAAAAGATTAAGCGAATAAATAATACCAAAGAGGAACTAAATGCTGGAATTACTGCATCAACTGAAATTCAGGACGAAAATAACGTTAATTCATTCAGACTTAAAAAAGTTAACATTGttaatacacacaaaaatgcaGAATTGGCGCAAGAGGTCTATGTACCGCAGAAAAACATACCTAAGatgaaagaaaataatataaagctattaaaagagaagaaaaatacTGGTCAACATGATCTAGAGACTCCCGTGAGTCGTAATAAGCCAACATTCTACAATCTTTTAACAATGAATAGCGGAGAGAAAAGAACCAAACCCAAACTGAAAAGGTCATTAATAATGACTGAAACCAATTCATTAAAGACCGATTCTTCTTTTAAGCTGGACTACAAAACCCATCGAAATTTGTCTTCTATAATTATTGATAAAATTGAGTACTTGCcgaatattgatttaaatttcctcAAAACTTCTAAAAGCACAACTAAGGAAACTTCTACATTAGAAGTGAAAAAGCAAAACCCTCTTCGGGAATCTTTTTCTGACAGGTCAAATCCGGCGATGTGGAATAACAAACCACCCAGGAGACCTATATATTCAGAATGGCTAACAAGTCAAATCTCGACAAAACCAGAAGTTAAATCAAGTAGTAAACGATCATTAGTTGAATCGAttgatgaaattaaaatgtcaatAATTTTTGATGATAATTCCAAAAGAAAACTTCCAAAGAACGCGACATCTAACAGAACGCTTGATGTTAAACAG ACGGACTTAAGTGAAGAGCTATTGGGATTGGAAGATATTGAGGTAAAATCAGTTGAAACCACGCATCCTAAATTACGCGATGATTGTGTACTTCTGCAATTTGTTGGC TTGAATATTATCAAGGATCCATATTACGAGGACCGAAAACCAGTGGAATTTTGCGAGGTTTTGCGCTCAAAAGCTACTAAGTTCAGCAAAATACTGAGGGATCGAGACATTATATGGAATTTTCAAAAAAGTGCAACTGAGCAGACATTTCAAAAGATCGCTAGTGAATTGTCGATGCTCACGgaacaagcaaataaatttcttaagGCTGATCTAAATGTGAGCGAAGTGAAGCGCATTTTGAACTTAATTAGCAAATGGTATACGCATCAAACcactcaaaaattatttaaaaaggttGAACTTTCATCGACAACCGAAAATTACTTACTATTGTTTGGATTTCTGCCCAAACTTAACAGATGTGTGTATTATTGTGAATGGTGTGATGAATGCGGCACTAACAGATCACGCTACAATGAACATCGGATGAGCCATTTACATAATTTCTATTGTCCACAGTGCGAAAGAGGATTCCTAAAATACGGCCAACTTAAAACCCATTTCGAAATCCTACATGGAAGCACTTAA
- the LOC132793347 gene encoding spondin-1, producing KYRLRLRCRIHCGCLPASLWLPVLWPTQLVQRLVVHGLPTHLPHGRRTRGDNGYKLIVADGPNGYVPGKAYNLLLLGSRTHTKIQHFTHFTIAAEAHTGARRPQVASPRRVGRFQLFSDSLTKFNDRCVNTVSEADNLPKTEVQVMWVAPEAGSGCVSLSAMVYEGPRAWFSDDGQLTQVICEHKLNAADTQKECCACDEAKYSFVFEGIWSNETHPKDYPFAIWLTHFSDVIGASHEANFSFWGENHIATDGFRSLAEWGSPTALETELRAHGPKLRTLIKAAGLWYPNVNQNTSSKFRVDRKHPKVSLTSMFGPSPDWVVGINGVDLCTSDCSWKESLDFDLYPWDAGTDSGISYMSPNAETQPRERMYKITTMYPEDPRAPFYNPQTQKMTPLAKLYLRREKIVSRNCDDDFLQALQLEVSDDAEEHDTRAECRVNDFGAWSPCSVTCGKGIRMRSRQYVNAAHAEQSKCTRQLVSKEMCVASLAECPNGAGAQDRDEDEGENLANSQSLVSDNGEGAGLCKTTPWSVWSECSATCGIGITMRTRTFVNPMGRKRCPHITIVEKNKCMRPDCTFEQVELPDPKCPTTQWSDWSPCSGSCGRGSAIRKRLLLLEDGQEKDDCTKRMELHQQRECHHALDCNINQEMAKEICVQQAEAGPCRGSYQRYAYNPESGRCEAFTYGGCRGNRNNFLTENDCQVTCNKINDGQQEQEQEVNVPKRCVMSEWSDWTPCSVSCGVGHSQGYRYLVSSHARSGQTCPQRLVKQRLCTMPAC from the exons aaatatagattaagATTAAGATGTCGCATTCACTGCGGCTGCTTGCCAGCATCATTGTGGTTGCCTGTGTTGTGGCCGACACAATTAGTTCAGCGGCTGGTTGTTCACGGGCTCCCCACACATTTGCCCCACGGTCGACGAACACGCGGCGATAATGGATACAAATTAATTGTGGCTGATGGTCCCAATGGCTATGTGCCTGGCAAGGCATACAACT taTTACTGCTCGGCTCTCGCACGCATACGAAAATTCAGCACTTCACCCATTTCACCATCGCTGCTGAGGCACACACCGGCGCCAGACGTCCCCAAGTTGCCAGTCCTCGTCGTGTTGGTCGCTTCCAGCTTTTCAGCGATTCGCTTACCAAGTTCAATGATCGCTGCGTGAACACGGTGTCCGAGGCTGACAATCTACCCAAGACTGAGGTGCAGGTTATGTGGGTGGCCCCCGAAGCAGGGTCAGGATGCGTCTCTTTGTCCGCCATGGTGTACGAGGGACCAAGAGCTTGGTTCTCAGATGACGGTCAGCTCACCCAGGTGATTTGTGAGcacaaattaaatgcagcAGATACACAAAAGGAATGCTGCGCCTGTGATGAGGCCAAATACAGC tttgtttttgaAGGAATCTGGTCAAACGAGACACATCCTAAGGATTATCCTTTTGCCATCTGGCTAACGCATTTTTCCGACGTGATAGGTGCCTCCCATGAAGCAAACTTTTCCTTCTGGGGCGAAAATCACATTGCGACCGATGGCTTCCGTTCATTGGCTGAATGGGGATCACCAACAGCTTTGGAGACTGAGCTGCGCGCCCACGGTCCAAAGTTACGAACTCTGATTAAGGCTGCAGGACTTTGGTATCCCAATGTCAATCAGAATACATCATCCAAATTCCGTGTTGATCGCAAGCATCCAAAGGTCTCATTAACCTCCATGTTTGGCCCTTCTCCCGACTGGGTAGTTGGTATCAATGGCGTTGACTTGTGTACCTCGGACTGCAGCTGGAAGGAGTCTCTGGATTTCGATTTGTATCCCTGGGATGCCGGCACCGATAGTGGTATATCCTACATG TCACCCAATGCTGAGACGCAGCCCAGAGAGCGCATGTATAAAATCACAACAATGTACCCGGAAGATCCACGTGCACCATTTTATAACCCACAGACTCAAAAGATGACACCTTTAGCTAAGCTATATCTGCGCCGCGAAAAGATCGTTTCCCGCAACTGCGACGACGACTTCCTTCAAGCCCTTCAGCTGGAAGTCTCTGACGATGCCGAGGAGCACGATACCAGAG CCGAATGCCGAGTGAACGACTTCGGTGCCTGGAGCCCGTGCTCCGTCACCTGCGGCAAGGGAATCCGCATGCGCAGTCGTCAATATGTGAATGCTGCACACGCTGAGCAAAGCAAGTGCACACGTCAACTGGTGTCCAAGGAAATGTGCGTGGCAAGCTTAGCAGAGTGTCCCAATGGTGCGGGTGCACAAGATCGAGATGAAGATGAAGGCGAGAATCTTGCCAATTCACAGTCGCTGGTAAGCGACAACGGCGAAGGAGCTGGCTTGTGCAAGACTACGCCTTGGAGTGTTTGGTCAGAGTGTTCTGCCACTTGTGGCATTGGCATCACTATGCGTACCCGAACCTTTGTGAATCCCATGGGTCGCAAGCGTTGTCCGCACATTACCATTGTGGAGAAAAACAAGTGTATGCGACCGGATTGCACTTTCGAGCAGGTGGAACTGCCCGATCCCAAGTGCCCGACCACGCAATGGAGTGACTGGAGTCCTTGCTCTGGCTCCTGTGGACGTGGTAGTGCCATACGTAAgcgcttgctgctgcttgaagATGGTCAGGAGAAGGACGACTGCACAAAACGCATGGAGTTGCATCAACAACGCGAGTGCCATCATGCTCTGGACTGTAATATCAACCAGGAAATGGCCAAGGAGATTTGCGTACAGCAGGCCGAAGCAGGTCCTTGCCGTGGCAGTTATCAGCGCTATGCCTACAATCCTGAGTCCGGTCGGTGCGAGGCTTTTACCTACGGCGGCTGTCGTGGCAATCGGAACAATTTCCTCACTGAAAATGACTGTCAGGTGACCTGCAACAAGATCAACGATGGtcagcaggagcaggagcaagaGGTTAATGTGCCAAAGCGTTGCGTCATGTCGGAATGGTCCGACTG